In Stenotrophomonas sp. ASS1, the following proteins share a genomic window:
- a CDS encoding DUF4153 domain-containing protein, producing the protein MQSSSPLTLPARSAIVLIALLQGLMLYAAQELSDAWPFRDIGWRYCWYAWVLAIPSAVALSLVELGQRRLWLQAVLGSAVVLALAAWIGWNLNGETALESGALQFPLTLGMAVAVFVALPWWQFQLQHGHWRASYPELFERAWQNGLTLALAALFTGLTWLLLWLWAALFQLLDVTIFRDLFRQDAFIALATGSLAGFGVLIGRTQHRAIQITRQVLFAICRGLLPLLSFIAVLFVLSLPLTGLEPLWKTRSAASLLLVLSLLLVSFTNAVYQQGDDTAPYPVVLRRLVEASLLALPVYAVLALYALGLRVVQYGWTLDRFWAVLIALAVAGYALGYALAVVRRQGRWLQTLEPVNRWMCWAVLALALLGNSPLLDPVRLTLSSQLARLRADPPAITSSDVNVLRFDLGRRGVQALRELQRDPAITADANAPQVIAAALARTSRWDDGQRLDKGLQDVAALQRALKLAKGSSSPPDDWWQALATRAINGESCAQSERDCLIVHRDLDGDGSNEVLLCELYTHRGPDCVLYARGGDGQWRRAGSLFGTVSGQAEAINQALRDGKLTLVPPRWPMLSIGGRPALAIDPEPESNEPSP; encoded by the coding sequence ATGCAGTCTTCATCGCCCCTGACCCTGCCGGCACGCAGCGCCATCGTCCTGATCGCGCTGCTGCAGGGCCTGATGCTGTATGCCGCGCAGGAGCTGTCCGATGCGTGGCCGTTCCGCGATATCGGCTGGCGCTACTGCTGGTATGCCTGGGTGCTGGCCATTCCCAGCGCGGTGGCGCTGAGCCTGGTCGAGCTGGGCCAGCGCCGCCTGTGGCTGCAGGCGGTGCTCGGCTCGGCGGTGGTGCTGGCGCTGGCCGCCTGGATCGGCTGGAACCTCAACGGCGAGACCGCACTGGAATCGGGCGCACTGCAGTTCCCGCTGACCCTGGGCATGGCCGTGGCGGTGTTCGTGGCCCTGCCCTGGTGGCAGTTCCAGCTGCAGCACGGGCATTGGCGCGCCAGCTATCCGGAGCTGTTCGAGCGCGCCTGGCAGAACGGCCTGACACTGGCCCTGGCGGCGCTGTTCACCGGGCTGACCTGGCTGCTGTTGTGGCTGTGGGCGGCGCTGTTCCAGCTGCTCGACGTGACCATCTTCCGCGACCTGTTCCGGCAGGACGCGTTCATCGCGCTGGCCACCGGCAGCCTGGCCGGGTTCGGCGTGCTGATCGGGCGCACCCAGCACCGCGCGATCCAGATCACCCGCCAGGTGCTGTTCGCGATCTGCCGCGGGCTGCTGCCGCTGCTCTCGTTCATCGCCGTGCTGTTCGTGCTGAGCCTGCCGCTGACCGGGCTGGAGCCGCTGTGGAAGACCCGCTCGGCCGCCAGCCTGCTGCTGGTGCTGTCGCTGCTGCTGGTGTCATTCACCAATGCGGTCTACCAGCAAGGCGACGACACCGCGCCCTACCCCGTCGTGCTGCGCCGGCTGGTCGAGGCCAGCCTGCTGGCGCTGCCGGTCTATGCGGTGCTGGCGCTGTATGCACTGGGCCTGCGCGTGGTGCAGTACGGCTGGACCCTGGACCGCTTCTGGGCGGTGCTGATCGCGTTGGCCGTGGCCGGCTATGCACTGGGCTACGCGCTGGCGGTAGTGCGCCGGCAGGGCCGCTGGCTGCAGACGCTGGAGCCGGTCAACCGCTGGATGTGTTGGGCGGTGCTGGCACTGGCATTGCTGGGCAACTCGCCGCTGCTGGACCCGGTGCGGCTGACCCTGTCCAGCCAGTTGGCGCGCCTGCGTGCGGACCCGCCAGCGATCACCAGCAGTGACGTCAACGTGCTGCGCTTCGATCTTGGGCGCCGTGGCGTGCAGGCGCTGCGCGAGCTGCAGCGTGATCCGGCCATCACCGCCGATGCCAACGCGCCACAGGTGATCGCTGCCGCGCTGGCACGTACCTCGCGCTGGGACGATGGACAGCGCCTGGACAAGGGTCTGCAGGACGTCGCCGCCCTGCAGCGCGCGCTGAAGCTGGCCAAGGGATCCAGCTCGCCACCGGACGATTGGTGGCAGGCACTGGCCACCCGCGCGATCAATGGCGAATCCTGCGCCCAGAGCGAGCGCGACTGCCTGATCGTGCATCGCGACCTGGATGGCGATGGCAGCAACGAGGTGCTGCTGTGCGAGCTGTACACCCACCGTGGGCCGGACTGCGTGCTGTACGCACGTGGCGGGGATGGCCAGTGGCGCCGGGCCGGTTCGCTGTTCGGCACCGTCAGCGGCCAGGCCGAGGCGATCAACCAGGCCCTGCGTGACGGCAAACTCACGCTTGTGCCACCGCGCTGGCCGATGCTGTCCATCGGCGGGCGCCCCGCGCTGGCCATCGATCCCGAACCCGAATCCAACGAGCCTTCCCCATGA
- a CDS encoding prolyl oligopeptidase family serine peptidase — translation MVRLLSRWLPLLALLMMSGCTSLPDSARGRFEARAVKVDGHTAYYQVFIPAGLQAHSPGGQTPATSNVPVILFLHGSGERGADGIKQTHAGLGPYLREHPDFPALVVFPQVPGHEEWSGRNNRAAVAALDATIAEFGADPARQYLTGMSMGGYGSWNIALDDPRRFAAIVPVCGAVLAPRAKRPTLFVEQVVQETDPYAVIAQRLQHTPVWIFHGALDDVVPPDDDRRLHSAFQSAAARDVRYTEYPEGNHNAWDATYADPAMWAWLFAQKR, via the coding sequence ATGGTCCGTCTGCTGTCGCGCTGGCTGCCACTGCTGGCCCTTCTGATGATGAGCGGTTGCACTTCGCTGCCGGACAGCGCGCGTGGCCGCTTCGAAGCACGTGCGGTGAAGGTGGATGGACACACGGCCTACTACCAGGTGTTCATTCCCGCGGGCCTGCAGGCCCACAGCCCTGGTGGGCAGACGCCCGCAACCTCCAACGTCCCGGTCATCCTGTTCCTGCACGGTTCGGGCGAGCGCGGCGCCGATGGCATCAAGCAGACCCACGCCGGGCTGGGGCCTTATCTGCGCGAGCATCCCGACTTCCCTGCCCTGGTGGTGTTCCCACAGGTACCGGGCCATGAGGAATGGAGCGGCCGCAACAACCGTGCGGCCGTTGCCGCGCTGGACGCGACGATCGCCGAATTCGGCGCCGACCCGGCACGGCAGTACCTGACCGGCATGTCGATGGGCGGCTACGGCAGCTGGAACATCGCCCTGGACGACCCGCGCCGCTTTGCCGCGATCGTGCCGGTGTGCGGTGCCGTGCTGGCACCACGCGCAAAGCGCCCGACCCTGTTCGTCGAGCAGGTCGTCCAGGAAACCGATCCGTATGCCGTGATCGCGCAGCGCCTGCAGCACACGCCGGTCTGGATCTTCCACGGCGCGCTGGACGACGTGGTGCCTCCGGATGACGACCGCAGGCTGCACAGCGCATTCCAGAGCGCCGCTGCACGCGACGTGCGCTACACCGAGTACCCGGAAGGCAATCACAATGCCTGGGACGCTACCTACGCCGACCCGGCAATGTGGGCGTGGCTGTTCGCGCAGAAGCGCTGA
- the mgtE gene encoding magnesium transporter, with product MAEAVRHDKTARQLRMLSDALDSGRLGPVRRLVNTLAPAEIGNLLESLPPGKREVVWGLVDPEDDGEVLVHVGDDVRESLLADMDPDEIIAAVEDLDIDDLADLVEDLPDTVIDEVLKSMDRENRERLEQVLSYPEDSAGRLMNPDVVTVRADVNVDVVLRYLRLRGELPDHTDHLFVVSRRHQYLGRVSLAALVTHEDTTPINRLIDDEQPAIDVGESDQEVARQFSDHDWISAPVVDDNNILVGRITIDDVVDIIRGQAEHQALGAAGLDEDEDLFSPVWRAMRRRLMWLSVNLCTAFLASSVVGHFEGTIDKLVALAVLMPIVAGLGGNAGTQVLALMVRGLALGQVGASNARTLLWKEVRVALLNGVMLGSVLGLIVLAWFHSPGLSAVIAIALTCNLLFAALAGVLVPLTLKRFGFDPALASGIFLTAVTDSMGFFTFLGLATLVLLH from the coding sequence ATGGCTGAAGCTGTACGCCACGACAAGACTGCACGCCAACTGCGGATGCTGTCCGACGCACTGGACAGCGGTCGGCTGGGCCCGGTGCGCCGCCTGGTCAACACCCTGGCCCCGGCCGAGATCGGCAACCTGCTCGAATCGCTGCCGCCGGGCAAGCGCGAGGTGGTCTGGGGCCTGGTCGATCCGGAAGATGACGGTGAGGTGCTGGTCCACGTCGGCGACGACGTGCGCGAGAGCCTGCTCGCCGACATGGACCCGGACGAGATCATCGCCGCGGTCGAAGACCTGGACATCGACGATCTGGCCGACCTGGTCGAAGACCTGCCGGACACGGTCATCGACGAAGTCCTCAAGTCGATGGACCGCGAGAACCGCGAGCGCCTGGAGCAGGTGCTGTCCTACCCCGAGGACAGCGCCGGCCGCCTGATGAACCCGGACGTGGTGACCGTGCGCGCCGACGTCAACGTTGACGTGGTGCTGCGCTACCTGCGCCTGCGTGGCGAACTGCCCGACCACACCGATCATCTGTTCGTGGTCAGCCGTCGCCATCAATACCTCGGCCGGGTGTCGCTGGCGGCACTGGTGACCCACGAGGACACCACCCCGATCAACCGCCTGATCGACGACGAGCAACCGGCGATCGATGTCGGCGAAAGCGACCAGGAGGTCGCCCGCCAGTTCTCCGACCATGACTGGATCTCCGCGCCGGTGGTGGACGACAACAACATCCTGGTCGGCCGCATCACCATCGATGACGTGGTCGACATCATCCGTGGACAGGCCGAGCACCAGGCGCTTGGCGCCGCCGGCCTGGACGAGGACGAGGATCTGTTCAGCCCGGTCTGGCGCGCCATGCGCCGCCGCCTGATGTGGCTGTCGGTCAATCTGTGCACGGCATTCCTGGCGTCCAGCGTGGTCGGCCACTTCGAGGGCACCATCGACAAGCTGGTGGCGCTGGCGGTGCTGATGCCGATCGTCGCCGGCCTCGGCGGCAATGCCGGCACCCAGGTGCTGGCGCTGATGGTGCGCGGCCTGGCGCTGGGCCAGGTGGGCGCCTCCAACGCGCGCACGCTGCTGTGGAAGGAAGTGCGGGTCGCCTTGTTGAACGGCGTGATGCTGGGCTCGGTACTGGGCCTGATCGTATTGGCCTGGTTCCATTCACCCGGACTGTCGGCGGTGATCGCCATCGCGCTGACCTGCAACCTGCTGTTCGCCGCGTTGGCCGGCGTGCTGGTGCCACTGACGCTGAAACGCTTCGGCTTCGACCCGGCGCTGGCCAGCGGCATCTTCCTGACCGCCGTGACCGACTCGATGGGCTTCTTCACCTTCCTCGGCCTGGCCACCCTGGTGCTGCTGCACTGA
- a CDS encoding aspartate carbamoyltransferase catalytic subunit: protein MTTQQLDASGRLRHLLTLEGLPRDTLLQLLDRAGQIRDAAVGRVGNKRHVLAGSAVCTLFFEPSTRTRSSFQLAAQRLGADVLNFDASTSSTRKGETACDTLRNLEAMGVRGFVVRHPDDGAVAALAEAAGEGTALINAGDGRSAHPTQGLLDMLTLRQAKGPDFSKMKVVIVGDVKHSRVARTDLHALRTLGVGEIRVCGPQSLLPDDETLKGCVVGDDFDAMLEGVDALMMLRLQRERMEEGLVPSLEQYHAQYGLTNERLARAGKDAAVLHPGPINRGVEVTDEVADGPQSWVLRQVANGVAVRMAVLETLLG from the coding sequence ATGACCACCCAGCAACTCGATGCCTCCGGCCGCCTGCGCCACCTGCTGACCCTCGAAGGCCTTCCGCGCGACACCCTGCTGCAGCTGCTTGACCGGGCAGGGCAGATCCGCGACGCCGCGGTCGGTCGTGTCGGCAACAAGCGCCACGTGCTGGCCGGTTCGGCGGTGTGCACGCTGTTCTTCGAACCGTCCACGCGCACCCGCAGCTCGTTCCAGCTGGCCGCGCAGCGCCTGGGCGCCGACGTACTGAACTTCGATGCCTCGACTTCGTCCACGCGCAAGGGCGAAACCGCCTGCGACACGCTGCGCAACCTGGAGGCGATGGGCGTGCGCGGCTTCGTGGTGCGCCACCCCGATGATGGCGCCGTGGCCGCACTGGCCGAGGCAGCGGGTGAGGGCACTGCACTGATCAACGCCGGTGACGGGCGCAGCGCGCACCCGACCCAGGGCCTGCTGGACATGCTGACCCTGCGCCAGGCCAAGGGCCCGGATTTCTCGAAGATGAAAGTGGTGATCGTCGGCGACGTGAAGCACTCGCGCGTGGCCCGCACCGACCTGCATGCGCTGCGCACGCTCGGCGTGGGCGAGATCCGCGTGTGTGGCCCGCAGTCGCTGCTGCCGGACGACGAGACCCTGAAGGGCTGCGTGGTCGGTGATGATTTCGACGCGATGCTGGAAGGCGTCGACGCGCTGATGATGCTGCGCCTGCAGCGCGAGCGCATGGAAGAAGGCCTGGTGCCGTCGCTGGAGCAGTACCACGCGCAGTACGGCCTGACCAACGAACGCCTGGCCCGCGCCGGCAAGGATGCCGCGGTGCTGCATCCAGGCCCGATCAACCGCGGCGTGGAAGTGACCGACGAGGTGGCCGACGGCCCGCAGTCGTGGGTGCTGCGCCAGGTCGCCAACGGCGTCGCCGTACGCATGGCCGTGCTGGAAACGCTGCTGGGCTGA
- a CDS encoding transposase: MQNTRLLLGRRSSVGLSYILTTVVHDRAPLFTNAAVAALAVREFQRLDQEGFTRSIAYVVMPDHIHWLVELRAGSLETVMKRFKSRTAQQANRLLGRVGRFWQACYHDHAIRSDESLHRHAMYLMGNPIRAGLTTRLGQYPHAWCEWELGASCDLPDDMSSGG, encoded by the coding sequence ATGCAGAACACACGTCTCCTGCTCGGTCGTCGCTCCAGCGTCGGCCTCAGCTATATCCTCACCACAGTCGTCCATGACCGCGCACCGCTCTTCACCAACGCCGCAGTGGCCGCCTTGGCAGTGCGCGAATTCCAGCGACTTGATCAGGAAGGCTTCACCCGCTCGATTGCCTACGTGGTCATGCCCGACCACATTCACTGGCTGGTCGAACTGCGCGCCGGGTCACTGGAAACCGTCATGAAGCGTTTCAAGTCGCGCACAGCCCAGCAGGCAAACCGGCTGCTGGGGCGAGTCGGGCGCTTCTGGCAGGCCTGCTATCACGATCATGCGATCCGCTCGGACGAATCGTTGCACCGACATGCGATGTACCTGATGGGAAATCCGATCAGGGCCGGGCTGACGACGCGGTTGGGGCAATATCCCCATGCCTGGTGCGAATGGGAGCTTGGGGCATCATGTGATCTGCCCGATGACATGAGCTCCGGTGGATAG
- a CDS encoding YqgE/AlgH family protein: MPVTPTSLADHLLVALPSLLDATFARSVALICQHDENGAMGVLVNQPSEYTLGEVLAQMDITTGDGDLQARMVLNGGPVHPERGFVIHDDARAWDSSLTVGDGLYLTTSRDILEAMARGEGPANAVVTLGCAGWGAGQLESELSENSWLTVPADAELVFQLPLEQRWQGAASRIGVDLFRLTDYSGHV, encoded by the coding sequence ATGCCTGTAACGCCGACCTCCCTTGCCGATCACCTGCTCGTCGCGCTGCCGTCGCTGCTCGACGCGACCTTTGCCCGCAGCGTCGCGCTGATCTGCCAGCACGACGAGAACGGCGCGATGGGCGTGCTGGTCAACCAGCCTTCCGAGTACACGCTGGGTGAAGTGCTTGCGCAGATGGACATCACCACCGGTGATGGCGACCTGCAGGCGCGCATGGTGCTCAATGGCGGCCCGGTGCATCCCGAACGCGGCTTCGTCATCCATGACGACGCGCGGGCGTGGGATTCCAGCCTGACCGTGGGCGACGGCCTGTACCTGACCACCTCGCGCGACATCCTCGAAGCGATGGCGCGCGGCGAAGGCCCGGCCAATGCCGTGGTCACCCTCGGCTGTGCCGGTTGGGGTGCAGGGCAGCTGGAAAGCGAGCTGTCCGAGAACAGCTGGCTGACCGTGCCGGCCGATGCCGAGCTGGTGTTCCAGCTGCCGCTGGAGCAGCGCTGGCAGGGCGCGGCTTCGCGCATCGGCGTGGACCTGTTCCGGCTGACCGACTACAGCGGCCATGTCTGA
- the ruvX gene encoding Holliday junction resolvase RuvX: MSEPITPAPDSAAPAIRRDGTVLGFDVGSRRIGVAIGSAFAAHARAVAVVDVHGNGPDWTAIERLLKEWKPDGLVVGDPLTLDGQDQPNRKRAQGFARQLRERFKLPVVMIDERSSSVEAARRFAVERAEGRKRRRDAAALDAVAAAVIIDRWLSSPDDATPIP; the protein is encoded by the coding sequence ATGTCTGAGCCCATTACGCCCGCGCCGGATTCTGCTGCCCCGGCCATCCGCCGTGATGGCACCGTTCTGGGGTTCGATGTCGGCTCGCGCCGCATCGGCGTGGCCATCGGCAGTGCCTTCGCTGCGCATGCGCGCGCGGTGGCGGTGGTCGATGTGCATGGCAACGGCCCGGACTGGACCGCGATCGAACGCCTGCTCAAGGAATGGAAGCCCGACGGCCTGGTGGTCGGCGACCCGCTGACCCTGGACGGCCAGGACCAGCCCAACCGCAAGCGCGCGCAGGGCTTTGCCCGCCAGCTGCGGGAACGTTTCAAGCTGCCGGTGGTGATGATCGACGAGCGTTCCAGCTCGGTCGAGGCCGCCCGCCGCTTCGCTGTCGAGCGCGCCGAAGGGCGCAAGCGCCGCCGTGATGCGGCCGCCCTCGATGCCGTTGCCGCGGCGGTGATCATCGACCGTTGGCTGTCGTCGCCGGACGACGCCACCCCCATTCCCTGA